A single window of Theropithecus gelada isolate Dixy chromosome 9, Tgel_1.0, whole genome shotgun sequence DNA harbors:
- the ZNF503 gene encoding zinc finger protein 503, translating to MSTAPSLSALRSSKHSGGGGGGGGADPAWTSALSGNSSGPGPGSSPAGSTKPFVHAVPPSDPLRQANRLPIKVLKMLTARTGHILHPEYLQPLPSTPVSPIELDAKKSPLALLAQTCSQIGKPDPSPSSKLSSVASNGGSAGGAGGGAAGDKDTKSGPLKLSDIGVEDKSSFKPYSKPGSDKKEPGGGGGGGGGGGGGGGGVSAEKSGFRVPSATCQPFTPRTGSPSSSASACSPGGMLPSAGGAPEGKDDKKDTDVGGGGKGTGGASAEGGPTGLAHGRISCGGGINVDVNQHPDGGPGGKALGSDCGGSSGSSSGSGPSAPTSSSVLGSGLVAPVSPYKPGQTVFPLPPAGMTYPGSLAGAYAGYPPQFLPHGVALDPTKPGSLVGAQLAAAAAGSLGCSKPAGSSPLAGASPPSVMTASLCRDPYCLSYHCASHLAGAAAASASCAHDPAAAAAALKSGYPLVYPTHPLHGVHSSLTAAAAAGATPPSLAGHPLYPYGFMLPNDPLPHICNWVSANGPCDKRFATSEELLSHLRTHTAFPGTDKLLSGYPSSSSLASAAAAAMACHMHIPTSGAPGSPGTLALRSPHHALGLSSRYHPYSKSPLPTPGAPVPVPAATGPYYSPYALYGQRLTTASALGYQ from the exons ATGAGCACAGCGCCCTCGCTTTCTGCCCTAAGAAGCAGTAAGcacagcggcggcggcggcggcggaggcggTGCGGACCCTGCCTGGACCAGCGCGCTCTCTGGAAATAGCTCCGGCCCCGGCCCAGGCTCGTCCCCGGCCGGCAGCACCAAGCCTTTTGTGCACGCCGTGCCTCCCTCTGACCCCCTGCGCCAGGCCAACCGCCTGCCAATCAAGGTGCTGAAGATGCTGACGGCACGAACTGGCCACATTTTGCACCCCGAGTACCTGCAGCCCTTGCCTTCCACGCCCGTCAGCCCCATCGAG CTCGATGCCAAGAAGAGCCCGCTGGCGCTGTTGGCGCAAACATGTTCGCAGATCGGGAAGCCCGACCCCTCGCCCTCCTCCAAACTCTCCTCGGTTGCCTCCAACGGGGGCAGCGCGGGCGGTGCCGGCGGCGGCGCCGCGGGCGACAAGGACACCAAATCGGGCCCCCTCAAGCTGAGCGACATCGGCGTGGAGGACAAGTCGAGTTTCAAGCCGTACTCCAAACCCGGCTCGGATAAGAAGGAGCCGGGAGGCGGCGGTGGAGGCGGTGGCGgtggcgggggcggcggcgggggTGTTTCGGCGGAGAAGTCGGGATTCCGGGTACCGAGCGCCACCTGCCAGCCATTCACGCCCAGGACAGGCAGCCCGAGCTCTAGCGCCTCGGCCTGCTCACCGGGAGGTATGCTGCCCTCGGCCGGGGGTGCCCCGGAGGGCAAGGACGACAAGAAAGACACCGACGTGGGCGGCGGCGGCAAGGGCACCGGGGGCGCCTCGGCCGAAGGGGGACCCACGGGGCTGGCACACGGCCGGATTAGCTGCGGCGGCGGGATTAATGTGGACGTGAACCAGCATCCAGATGGGGGCCCGGGGGGCAAGGCTTTGGGCTCAGACTGCGGCGGTTCATCGGGCTCCAGCTCCGGCTCCGGCCCCAGCGCGCCCACCTCCTCCTCAgtgctgggctctgggctggtggCTCCCGTGTCACCCTACAAGCCGGGCCAGACAGTGTTCCCTCTGCCTCCCGCGGGCATGACCTACCCAGGCAGCCTGGCCGGGGCCTACGCCGGCTACCCGCCCCAGTTCTTGCCACACGGCGTGGCACTCGACCCCACCAAGCCAGGCAGCCTAGTGGGGGCGCAGCTGGCGGCGGCCGCGGCCGGGTCTCTGGGCTGCAGTAAGCCGGCCGGCTCCAGCCCCTTGGCCGGAGCGTCTCCGCCGTCCGTGATGACAGCCAGTTTGTGTCGGGACCCGTACTGCCTCAGTTACCACTGCGCTAGCCACCTGGCAGGGGCGGCGGCCGCCAGCGCTTCGTGCGCACATGATCCGGCCGCTGCGGCCGCGGCGCTGAAGTCCGGATACCCCTTGGTGTACCCCACGCACCCGCTGCACGGTGTGCACTCCTCGCTAACGGCCGCCGCGGCTGCTGGCGCCACACCGCCCTCCCTGGCCGGCCACCCCCTCTACCCCTACGGCTTTATGCTCCCTAACGACCCGCTCCCCCACATCTGCAACTGGGTGTCGGCCAACGGGCCGTGCGACAAGCGCTTCGCCACGTCAGAAGAGCTGCTGAGCCACTTGCGGACCCATACGGCATTCCCCGGGACAGACAAACTGCTGTCGGGCTACCCCAGCTCGTCGTCTCTGGCCAGCGCCGCCGCGGCCGCCATGGCTTGCCACATGCACATCCCCACCTCGGGCGCGCCGGGCAGCCCTGGGACGCTGGCGCTGCGCAGCCCCCACCACGCGCTGGGACTCAGCAGCCGCTACCACCCCTACTCCAAGAGCCCGCTTCCCACGCCCGGCGCCCCCGTGCCGGTGCCCGCCGCCACCGGACCCTACTACTCCCCCTACGCCCTCTACGGACAGAGACTGACCACCGCCTCGGCGCTGGGGTATCAGTGA